Proteins encoded together in one Lathyrus oleraceus cultivar Zhongwan6 chromosome 5, CAAS_Psat_ZW6_1.0, whole genome shotgun sequence window:
- the LOC127082667 gene encoding uncharacterized protein LOC127082667 has translation MYFTSLKGSIGYVLGQHDENSRKEHAIYYLSKKFTDCESRYSILQNTCYALAWVAKLLRQYMLTHTALLISKMDPVKYFFEKLAITCRVASWQMALTEYDYQYMRFVFPDEDIVLIRDCNIPGPEEGPEPGSQWTLVFDETSNAHGNCIGAFITSPTGFHLPFTARLFFKCTNNMAEYVACIFDIKAAIDLRIKILEVYGDSSLVINQFKVDWDTRDHKLIPYKEHVLKMILYFDKITFNHIPREENQMRQHLGNFFINV, from the coding sequence ATGTACTTTACCTCCCTCAAAGGATCCATCGGATATGTCCTCGGCCAACATGACGAGAATAGTAGGAAGGAACACGCAatatactacttaagcaagaagttcaccgattgcGAGAGTAGGTATTCAATCCTTCAAAATACTTGTTATGCACTAGCTTGGGTTGCCAAACTCTTAAGACAATACATGCTCACTCATACGGCATTGTTAATCTCTAAGATGGATCCTGTCAAATACTTCTTTGAGAAGCTTGCTATAACCTGTAGAGTAGCCAGTTGGCAAATGGCTTTGACCGAGTACGACTACCAGTATATGCGCTTTGTATTCCCCGACGAGGACATCGTGCTAATCAGAGATTGCAACATTCCTGGCCCTGAGGAAGGACCCGAACCTGGATCCCAATGGACCTTGGTATTTGATGAAACTTCTAACGCTCATGGCAATTGCATTGGGGCATTCATCACCTCCCCAACTGGTTTCCACCTCCCCTTCACTGCAAGGTTGTttttcaaatgtacaaacaatatggcgGAGTATGTGGCTTGTATATTCGACATTAAAGCTGCAATTGATCTTAGGATAAAAATTCTTGAAgtatatggagattcatcctTGGTTATCAACCAATTCAAAGTAGATTGGGACACTAGAGATCACAAGCTCATCCCTTACAAGGAGCATGTCCTAAAAATGATCCTTTACTTTGACAAAATCACATTCAATCACATTCCTAGAGAAGAGAATCAAATGCGCCAACACCTTGGCAACTTTTTCATCAATGTTTAA